The proteins below are encoded in one region of Sulfolobus sp. A20:
- a CDS encoding ABC transporter ATP-binding protein, with amino-acid sequence MTLQVNDLEVKYYLDDNTYVRAVSGVSFSLEKGEALGIIGETGSGKTTIASAIMRVLPENAEVRGSVLLDGKDILSMDKEEFRRSIRWKRISIIPQYSMNSFNPIKRVGDQLVQIILEHTEMDVHQAFEKVMKLFEQVGLPPETFRKYPDELSGGQRQRAVIVSALLLNPEVVIADEPTTALDVINQARVISLIRREILNSSRSLIYITHDIALVANLSTKVATLYAGKIMELGDVRKIFKEPLHPYTIGLLSSVPDIRYGRVRKLNYIPGDPPDLTKEIKGCPFAPRCKMAESICFTKEPELRLVDGRLVSCHLVGERKDVGTTNKS; translated from the coding sequence TTGACATTACAAGTAAATGATTTAGAAGTTAAATACTATTTAGATGATAATACGTACGTTAGAGCTGTTAGCGGAGTATCCTTTAGCCTAGAAAAGGGAGAAGCATTAGGCATAATAGGTGAAACCGGTTCTGGAAAGACTACTATAGCATCTGCCATAATGAGGGTTTTACCAGAAAACGCTGAAGTTAGAGGATCTGTCCTGCTTGACGGTAAAGATATTCTTAGTATGGACAAAGAGGAATTTAGAAGGAGTATTAGGTGGAAGAGAATATCTATAATACCTCAATACTCTATGAATTCTTTTAATCCTATAAAAAGGGTGGGGGATCAATTAGTCCAAATAATCCTTGAACATACTGAAATGGATGTACATCAAGCTTTCGAGAAGGTAATGAAGCTATTTGAGCAAGTTGGTCTTCCTCCAGAGACTTTTAGAAAATACCCTGATGAACTTTCTGGAGGACAGAGGCAGAGAGCAGTTATAGTTTCAGCTCTTCTATTAAATCCTGAAGTTGTGATTGCAGATGAACCTACTACTGCCTTAGACGTTATTAACCAAGCTAGAGTTATTAGCTTAATAAGGAGAGAGATTCTAAATTCATCAAGAAGTTTGATTTACATAACTCATGATATAGCCTTAGTAGCCAATTTATCTACTAAGGTGGCTACGCTTTACGCGGGAAAAATTATGGAATTAGGTGATGTTAGGAAAATATTTAAGGAACCTTTACATCCCTATACAATAGGTCTATTATCATCAGTACCTGATATAAGGTACGGTAGAGTTAGGAAGCTTAATTACATACCGGGCGATCCACCAGATTTAACAAAGGAAATTAAGGGATGTCCTTTTGCGCCTAGGTGTAAAATGGCTGAGAGCATATGTTTTACGAAGGAACCAGAATTACGATTAGTAGATGGAAGACTTGTTTCGTGTCATCTAGTAGGTGAGAGGAAGGATGTCGGAACCACTAATAAGAGTTAA